A section of the Corynebacterium auris genome encodes:
- a CDS encoding DUF501 domain-containing protein — MTVAQEDIATVTEQLGRTPRGVLAVAYRTPDGEPAVVTTAPKLDDGTPFPTLYYLTDPRLTAEASRLEVAQVMKWMEARLAVDEALRQDYRNAHEHYLATRNAIEDLGTDFSGGGMPERVKCLHVLIAYALAEGPQHFRLGTEAVALAAEHGGLRGSAIPEQWPTLEELGITLDEAGEGLA, encoded by the coding sequence ATGACTGTCGCTCAGGAAGACATCGCCACCGTCACAGAGCAGCTCGGCCGCACCCCGCGCGGGGTGCTCGCCGTCGCCTACCGCACCCCCGACGGCGAGCCGGCCGTTGTTACCACCGCGCCCAAGCTCGACGACGGCACCCCGTTCCCCACCCTCTACTACCTCACAGACCCCCGCCTCACCGCCGAGGCCAGCCGTTTGGAGGTGGCCCAGGTGATGAAGTGGATGGAGGCCCGCCTGGCCGTCGACGAGGCGCTGCGGCAGGACTACCGCAACGCCCACGAGCACTACCTGGCTACCCGCAACGCGATCGAGGACCTGGGCACCGACTTCTCCGGCGGGGGCATGCCGGAGCGGGTGAAGTGCCTGCACGTGCTCATCGCCTACGCGCTCGCCGAAGGCCCGCAGCACTTTCGCCTGGGCACGGAGGCGGTGGCGCTGGCCGCGGAGCACGGCGGGTTGCGCGGCAGCGCAATCCCGGAACAGTGGCCCACTCTCGAGGAACTGGGCATCACGCTCGACGAGGCAGGGGAGGGGCTGGCATGA
- a CDS encoding DUF262 domain-containing protein gives MPSNNLDLSVKGTTVQSIFRDFLDDKFEVNRHYQRKLVWTLREKEYLINSIVNELPIPLILLAKDPSGKYEIVDGLQRLNAIIGFLRNEFPLDGKYFDLKRLGDTKALLDSGEIQQGYPVLSEEECRNVFNYELPVSIYTTSDDGEVEEVFRRINSSGRHLSRQDIRQAGATGELPSLVRRIASEIRGDVSFSDLVPLSKMGEISITEGSPDGRGVPVSNIFWVANGILDVDAIRESKDEELILDILLDVLSSRQVATEARQRDLSYGINREKNANTLHQQISNSIVNLGAEQIVTNFLLTFEVIKELLEESGKSWRDLTSPGTRSKLTGRYFQLIFVPLYKQTVDKNSVVADREGLLRAMDNFWDQTKIDVPKGGGTLAIKDKDRIYKQVTAHIEPYFTLGSTELAEETSLRLLNFEGNLMRSKTESSAFELKLGITNLENGKLNSKLLDKLPKIATAIANTHPSGAGSIYLGVTDDSAVASRIEERGYHCIRVNGFYIPGIRWELDHHNLAIEDYQVRIQNAFSKLASKANAPQLRNVIVEIFDYKGKDIVAVRFPKIKEPIQIDGTFFVRHGSHLEKVGAAQIVEFIRDFDSSGSKDWKAELR, from the coding sequence ATGCCCTCCAATAACCTCGATCTTTCCGTCAAAGGAACTACCGTACAGTCTATCTTCCGAGACTTTTTGGATGACAAGTTTGAGGTCAACCGCCATTACCAGCGGAAACTAGTTTGGACGCTGAGGGAAAAAGAGTATTTAATCAACTCGATTGTGAACGAGCTACCGATTCCACTGATTTTGCTAGCAAAGGATCCAAGCGGCAAATATGAAATCGTCGACGGGCTCCAAAGGCTGAACGCAATTATAGGCTTTCTTAGAAACGAATTCCCCCTCGATGGCAAGTACTTCGATTTGAAGCGTCTCGGTGACACCAAGGCTCTCTTGGACAGTGGAGAAATTCAGCAAGGATACCCGGTTCTTTCCGAAGAGGAATGCCGCAATGTATTCAATTACGAACTTCCTGTTTCCATTTACACAACGAGTGATGATGGTGAAGTCGAGGAAGTCTTCCGAAGGATAAACTCTTCTGGTAGGCACCTAAGCCGTCAAGACATCCGACAAGCCGGGGCGACGGGCGAGCTACCCTCGCTAGTACGTCGGATAGCTTCCGAGATTAGGGGTGACGTCAGCTTCTCCGACCTAGTTCCACTTTCCAAAATGGGGGAAATAAGTATCACCGAAGGCTCTCCGGACGGCCGAGGGGTCCCTGTCTCGAACATTTTCTGGGTAGCGAACGGCATTTTAGACGTCGACGCGATTCGCGAATCAAAGGACGAAGAGCTCATTCTCGACATACTGTTGGACGTTCTAAGCTCGCGGCAGGTGGCTACCGAGGCGAGGCAACGCGACCTGTCTTATGGCATCAATAGAGAAAAAAATGCGAATACGCTGCATCAACAAATCTCCAATTCGATAGTCAATCTCGGCGCCGAACAAATCGTCACAAATTTCCTGCTCACTTTTGAAGTAATCAAAGAGCTGCTTGAGGAAAGCGGTAAAAGCTGGAGAGATTTAACCTCACCCGGCACCCGCTCGAAATTGACAGGACGCTATTTCCAGCTAATTTTTGTCCCCCTTTACAAACAGACGGTTGACAAAAATAGCGTAGTCGCTGACCGCGAAGGACTCCTTCGCGCGATGGATAACTTTTGGGATCAGACTAAGATCGACGTTCCAAAGGGGGGCGGAACGCTTGCGATCAAAGATAAAGATCGTATCTACAAGCAGGTAACAGCGCACATCGAACCGTATTTCACGTTGGGGAGCACAGAATTAGCTGAGGAGACAAGTTTGCGGCTTCTCAATTTCGAGGGAAACCTAATGCGATCTAAGACCGAATCGTCAGCATTCGAATTGAAGCTGGGGATAACCAATCTCGAAAATGGGAAATTAAACTCAAAACTTCTAGATAAACTTCCAAAAATCGCCACTGCTATCGCAAATACACACCCCAGCGGCGCCGGCTCCATTTATTTAGGGGTTACCGACGATAGTGCAGTTGCCTCGCGTATAGAGGAGCGGGGTTATCATTGCATACGGGTCAATGGTTTTTATATTCCAGGAATCCGCTGGGAACTTGATCATCACAATCTTGCGATCGAGGACTACCAAGTGAGAATCCAAAACGCTTTCAGCAAGCTCGCGAGCAAAGCAAATGCGCCACAGCTAAGAAACGTAATTGTGGAGATATTCGACTACAAGGGGAAAGATATCGTCGCAGTGCGGTTCCCCAAGATAAAAGAGCCGATTCAAATCGACGGCACTTTCTTCGTGAGACATGGTTCTCATCTGGAAAAGGTCGGTGCAGCCCAAATCGTAGAGTTCATTAGGGATTTCGACTCAAGCGGTAGTAAGGATTGGAAAGCTGAACTTCGATAG
- a CDS encoding lytic transglycosylase domain-containing protein has translation MTPPRHGRNPISAGCGCAGVVGVVMAIVVIIALTGLLFSIFESPTPGANRQPIPADVPPAVATPPPPIDVHAPGRTADQLADWAAPISQATGMDPQAVRAYGNAALIAAEAWPACNLSWNTLAGIGWVETRHGTYTGRTFEPGRLDDNGYATPAIVGPALDGSTGFARIEDTDGGELDGDTEFDRAVGPMQFIPGSWRIHGRDANGDGHADPQQIDDAALGAASLLCSNGRDLATPEGWQEAVLSYNNSSEYVVKVRNAAANYAVNQSATR, from the coding sequence ATGACCCCACCCCGACACGGACGCAACCCCATCTCCGCGGGCTGCGGCTGCGCCGGCGTCGTCGGCGTGGTCATGGCCATCGTGGTGATCATCGCCCTGACCGGCCTGCTGTTTTCCATCTTCGAATCCCCAACCCCCGGCGCGAACCGCCAGCCGATTCCCGCGGATGTCCCGCCCGCTGTGGCGACACCGCCGCCGCCTATCGACGTCCACGCGCCCGGCCGCACCGCCGACCAGCTCGCTGACTGGGCGGCGCCGATCTCCCAGGCCACCGGCATGGACCCCCAGGCCGTCCGCGCCTACGGCAACGCCGCCCTCATCGCCGCGGAGGCCTGGCCCGCGTGCAACCTGAGCTGGAACACGCTGGCCGGCATCGGCTGGGTGGAGACCCGCCACGGCACCTACACGGGCCGCACCTTCGAGCCGGGCAGGCTCGACGACAACGGCTACGCCACGCCTGCCATCGTTGGCCCCGCCCTGGATGGCTCGACCGGCTTCGCCCGCATCGAGGACACGGACGGGGGTGAGCTCGACGGCGATACCGAGTTCGACCGAGCCGTCGGACCCATGCAGTTCATTCCTGGTTCGTGGCGCATCCACGGCCGCGACGCGAACGGCGACGGCCACGCGGACCCGCAGCAGATCGACGACGCCGCCTTGGGCGCCGCGAGCCTTTTGTGCTCGAACGGCCGCGACCTGGCCACTCCGGAGGGGTGGCAGGAAGCCGTGCTGTCCTACAACAACTCCTCGGAGTACGTGGTGAAGGTGCGCAACGCCGCGGCGAACTACGCGGTGAACCAGTCCGCCACGCGGTGA
- a CDS encoding transposase, giving the protein MRAIYDDNYSCYGARTLWAEINRQGDVGHVARCTA; this is encoded by the coding sequence TTGCGTGCTATCTACGACGACAACTACTCCTGCTATGGAGCGCGCACACTATGGGCTGAGATCAATCGCCAAGGCGATGTCGGTCACGTCGCCCGGTGCACCGCCTAG
- a CDS encoding ATP-binding protein, whose translation MPHPQPASASARFLDESVLPVFTDLRMTAFGQSVIDIAADPAFDDWSFSDKVLYALDKEVAAKRERRVNKLLKASRSPNPDACIEDITYTPGRTINKEQITRLAHCRWCQSAQNIVILGKSSVGKTYLAQALLTAACRNDYSARFFRTDTLSNHLAVLKHDDPARITFLEDLHHTDVLVLDDFLSSPEFCRGSYCCRLGRLGVRGGVFLMGLAGRAVSQRRVQAAVVVPADQCRRRDENISQPRPGAGSYGR comes from the coding sequence ATGCCCCACCCACAACCAGCATCAGCATCTGCCCGCTTCCTCGACGAATCAGTCCTGCCGGTCTTTACCGACCTGCGCATGACCGCCTTCGGACAAAGCGTCATCGACATCGCCGCCGATCCCGCATTCGACGACTGGAGCTTCTCCGACAAAGTGCTCTACGCACTCGACAAAGAGGTAGCGGCCAAGCGTGAGAGGCGAGTCAACAAACTGCTCAAAGCATCCCGATCGCCAAATCCCGATGCTTGTATCGAAGACATCACCTACACGCCCGGCCGCACCATCAACAAAGAGCAAATCACCCGACTCGCTCACTGCCGATGGTGCCAAAGCGCACAAAACATTGTCATCCTGGGCAAATCCTCCGTCGGCAAGACCTACCTCGCCCAAGCACTGCTCACCGCGGCGTGCCGAAACGACTACTCCGCACGCTTCTTCCGCACCGACACACTCTCCAACCACCTCGCCGTGCTCAAACACGACGACCCAGCCCGCATCACATTCCTCGAAGACCTCCACCACACAGACGTGTTAGTCCTCGACGACTTCCTGTCAAGCCCCGAGTTTTGTAGAGGGTCCTATTGTTGTCGATTAGGCCGCTTGGGTGTTCGCGGCGGTGTATTCCTGATGGGCCTGGCGGGGCGGGCGGTATCCCAGCGCCGAGTGCAAGCGGCGGTTGTTGTACCAGCCGACCAATGTCGACGTCGCGACGAGAACATCTCGCAGCCCCGGCCAGGGGCCGGGTCCTATGGTCGATGA
- a CDS encoding ATP-binding protein, whose amino-acid sequence MRDIAPRDVSGSACACSTSSMARCLNSGEYFEGMCRAPFPNSYPPLNPGRTILTTPIDAATAHQLLNILAEREPRGSTIVTSQFTPDEWYKSIPDAVIAESILNRLVAGAEIITLDGTNMRLA is encoded by the coding sequence ATGCGGGATATCGCACCACGAGACGTGTCAGGGTCAGCTTGCGCGTGCAGCACCAGTTCGATGGCGCGCTGCCTCAACTCAGGCGAGTACTTCGAGGGCATGTGTAGGGCTCCTTTTCCAAATTCCTACCCTCCATTAAACCCGGGGCGAACCATCCTGACCACCCCAATCGATGCCGCTACCGCACACCAACTGCTCAACATCCTCGCAGAGCGCGAACCCCGCGGATCCACCATCGTGACATCCCAGTTCACACCCGACGAGTGGTACAAATCCATCCCGGATGCCGTCATCGCCGAATCCATCCTCAACCGACTCGTCGCCGGCGCCGAAATCATCACACTCGACGGCACCAACATGCGACTGGCCTAA
- a CDS encoding Ppx/GppA phosphatase family protein — protein MTQNLRLAGVDCGTNSIRLLISEVAPDGTLKELTRKNTIVRLGQGVDETGRLHPDAIERTRVALAAYVDDMLDAGVTRVRMVATSATRDASNKKDFFGMTRALLGQVELGKHADVISGEEEAALSYAGATADLDASRGPFCVIDLGGGSTEFVTPAGAVSTQMGCVRLTERFMRSDPPTAEETDAAREYVRGALADVAPLFEGVRTFVGCAGTFTTLSALTQGLATYDPARIHLSQLLIDDLVATTTALRAQTSAQRRENPVVHPGRADVIAAGSVVVEEVLALAREQAGVDSVVISEKDILDGIVASLL, from the coding sequence ATGACACAGAACCTGCGCCTCGCGGGCGTCGACTGCGGCACGAACTCCATTCGCCTGCTCATCAGCGAGGTCGCCCCGGACGGCACGCTGAAAGAGCTCACCCGGAAGAACACGATCGTCCGCTTGGGCCAGGGCGTCGACGAGACGGGCAGGCTGCACCCCGACGCGATTGAGCGCACGCGCGTGGCGCTGGCTGCCTACGTCGACGACATGCTGGACGCCGGTGTCACCCGCGTGCGGATGGTCGCTACCTCCGCCACCCGGGACGCCAGCAACAAGAAGGACTTCTTCGGCATGACGCGCGCGCTGCTCGGGCAGGTCGAGCTGGGCAAGCACGCGGACGTGATCAGCGGCGAGGAGGAGGCGGCCCTGTCGTACGCCGGGGCGACCGCGGACCTCGACGCCAGCCGCGGCCCGTTCTGCGTCATCGACCTGGGCGGCGGGTCGACGGAATTCGTCACCCCGGCCGGGGCCGTTTCCACCCAGATGGGCTGCGTGCGCCTCACCGAGCGCTTCATGCGTTCCGACCCGCCCACGGCGGAGGAGACCGACGCGGCCCGCGAGTACGTCCGCGGCGCCCTCGCTGACGTTGCGCCCCTCTTCGAGGGCGTGCGCACCTTCGTCGGCTGCGCCGGCACCTTCACCACGCTCTCCGCGCTCACCCAGGGCCTAGCCACCTACGACCCCGCCCGTATCCACCTTTCGCAGTTGCTTATCGACGACCTCGTGGCCACCACCACAGCCCTTCGCGCCCAGACGTCCGCGCAGCGCCGCGAGAACCCTGTGGTCCACCCCGGGCGCGCCGACGTGATCGCCGCGGGATCCGTGGTTGTCGAGGAAGTCCTCGCGCTCGCCCGCGAGCAGGCAGGGGTAGACAGCGTGGTGATCAGCGAAAAGGACATCCTCGACGGGATCGTGGCCAGCCTGCTTTAG
- a CDS encoding ATP-binding protein: MSSPTPPTDRFLDESVLADFTALRMTAFGRSVIDIANDPAFDTWTFSQKVLYALDKEVAARRERRISKLLKASRSPNLDACLENVVCTPDRNINPEQVSRLAHGQWCHLGQNIVILGKSSVGKTYLAQALITAACRNDYSARFYRTDMLAAELAVLQPDNPTRLKFIQQLHDVDVLVLDDFLTTPVDAATAHQLLNILAGRERKVSTVVTSQFTPHEWYKSIPDAVISESILNRLVSGAEIITLEGPNMRLTTNA, encoded by the coding sequence ATGTCCTCACCAACCCCGCCAACAGATCGCTTCCTTGACGAATCCGTCCTGGCCGACTTCACCGCACTGCGGATGACTGCCTTCGGCAGAAGCGTCATCGATATCGCCAACGATCCCGCCTTCGACACGTGGACGTTTTCCCAAAAGGTGCTTTACGCACTCGATAAAGAAGTTGCAGCCAGGCGTGAACGACGCATCAGCAAACTGCTTAAAGCATCCCGATCGCCAAACCTTGATGCTTGCCTTGAAAACGTGGTGTGCACGCCTGACCGCAACATCAACCCCGAGCAAGTCAGCAGACTCGCTCACGGACAATGGTGCCACCTGGGCCAAAACATCGTCATCCTGGGCAAATCCTCAGTTGGTAAAACCTACCTCGCCCAAGCACTCATCACCGCAGCATGCCGCAACGACTACTCCGCACGGTTCTACCGCACCGACATGCTCGCCGCCGAACTGGCAGTCCTCCAACCCGATAACCCCACACGGCTGAAGTTCATCCAGCAACTCCACGACGTCGACGTCCTGGTCCTGGATGACTTTCTCACCACACCTGTTGACGCCGCGACCGCGCACCAACTACTCAATATCCTCGCCGGGCGGGAACGCAAAGTCTCAACCGTTGTGACCTCACAGTTCACCCCACACGAGTGGTACAAGTCCATCCCCGACGCCGTGATCTCCGAGTCAATCCTCAACCGACTCGTCTCCGGCGCCGAAATCATCACACTCGAAGGACCAAACATGCGCCTGACCACCAACGCATAA
- the eno gene encoding phosphopyruvate hydratase: MADIIHVFAREIMDSRGNPTVEAEVFLDDGSHGRAGVPSGASTGQHEAHELRDEDERYGGKGVLKAVENVNEEIADALVGVEADDQRLVDLAMIELDGTDNKSRLGANAILGVSMAVARAAAEAADLPLYRYIGGPNAHVLPVPMMNILNGGAHSDSGVDVQEFMIAPLGAATFAEALRMGAEVYHALKSVIKAKGLSTGLGDEGGFAPSVGSTAEALDLIVEAVEKAGYALGSDIALALDVASSEFYENGTYNFEGGQHSSEEMIQVYADLVEKYPIVSIEDPLDEDDWDGYVTLTEKLGDKVQIVGDDFFVTNPQRLAQGIERRAANALLVKVNQIGTLSETFDAVDLAHRNGYRTMMSHRSGETEDTTIADLAVALGCGQIKTGAPARSERVAKYNRLLRIEQQLGDAAVYAGRAAFPRFTK, encoded by the coding sequence GTGGCCGACATCATTCACGTTTTCGCCCGCGAGATCATGGATTCCCGCGGCAACCCCACCGTCGAAGCGGAGGTTTTCCTCGACGACGGTTCGCACGGCCGTGCCGGTGTCCCCTCCGGCGCGTCGACGGGCCAGCACGAGGCGCATGAGCTTCGCGACGAAGACGAGCGCTACGGCGGCAAGGGCGTGCTTAAGGCCGTGGAAAACGTCAACGAGGAGATCGCCGACGCGCTGGTCGGCGTCGAGGCCGATGACCAGCGCCTCGTCGACCTCGCGATGATCGAGCTCGACGGCACCGATAACAAGTCCCGCCTCGGCGCCAACGCCATCCTCGGCGTCTCCATGGCCGTCGCCCGTGCCGCCGCGGAAGCCGCTGACCTGCCGCTCTACCGCTACATCGGCGGCCCGAACGCCCACGTCCTGCCGGTGCCGATGATGAATATCCTCAACGGTGGCGCGCACTCCGACTCGGGAGTCGATGTCCAGGAGTTCATGATTGCCCCCCTCGGCGCCGCGACCTTCGCGGAGGCCCTGCGCATGGGCGCCGAGGTCTACCACGCGCTGAAGTCCGTGATCAAGGCAAAGGGCCTGTCCACCGGCCTCGGCGACGAGGGCGGCTTCGCCCCCTCCGTGGGGTCTACCGCGGAAGCCTTGGACCTGATCGTTGAGGCCGTGGAGAAGGCCGGCTACGCGCTGGGCTCCGACATCGCACTGGCCCTCGACGTCGCCTCCTCCGAGTTCTACGAAAACGGCACCTACAACTTCGAGGGAGGCCAGCACAGCTCCGAGGAGATGATCCAGGTCTACGCAGACCTCGTGGAGAAGTACCCGATCGTCTCCATCGAGGACCCGCTCGACGAGGACGACTGGGACGGCTACGTCACCCTCACCGAAAAGCTCGGCGACAAGGTGCAGATCGTCGGTGACGACTTCTTTGTCACCAACCCGCAGCGCCTGGCCCAGGGCATCGAGCGGCGCGCAGCCAACGCGCTGCTGGTCAAGGTCAACCAGATCGGCACCCTGTCCGAGACCTTCGACGCCGTCGACCTCGCGCACCGCAACGGCTACCGCACCATGATGTCCCACCGCTCCGGCGAGACGGAAGACACCACCATCGCTGACCTCGCGGTCGCCCTTGGCTGCGGCCAGATCAAGACCGGCGCGCCCGCCCGCTCCGAGCGCGTGGCCAAGTACAACCGGCTCCTGCGCATCGAGCAGCAGCTTGGCGACGCCGCCGTGTACGCCGGACGCGCCGCCTTCCCGCGCTTCACCAAGTAA
- a CDS encoding integrase core domain-containing protein produces the protein MAEALNSVFKAELIDRRAWPGLRDVLVATSIWVGWYNNRRVHSALGYRPPRQAHQEYTTANTQAA, from the coding sequence ATGGCAGAAGCGCTGAACTCCGTATTCAAAGCTGAACTCATCGACCGAAGGGCCTGGCCGGGGCTGCGAGATGTTCTCGTCGCGACGTCGATATGGGTCGGCTGGTACAACAACCGTCGTGTGCACTCGGCGCTGGGGTACCGCCCACCCCGCCAGGCCCATCAGGAATACACCACCGCGAACACCCAAGCGGCCTAA
- a CDS encoding IS256 family transposase: MTTVSPKKGHDPSRVNEISAKLMENPEIAALIGELSTSVDDASDLVKGLLQASINAGLQAEMDAHLGYGHSDRAAKAQVNPSNGGNHRNGSYTKTVGTGYGPVDITVPRDRAGTFHPVMVPKGARRLTELDDMIVSLYAGGMTVRDIQHHLASTLGVDISPDTISTITDAVLDEVMVWQNRQLDEFYPVIFLDALRVKIRDGHRVVNKACYMAVGIDIDGTKHILGLWIADNEGAAFWASVCADLANRGVNDVFIVCCDGLKGLPEAVEATWPNSMVQTCIVHLIRAANRWVSYKDRKPVSSALRKVYTAPNEDAACAALDAFEASELGKKYPQSVKVWRDAWERFIPFLQFPPAARRVLYTTNAIESLNAELRKATRNRGQFPTDAAALKTLWLMVCNIEDKRAAQRAKKAKRAIDCNGYIEGAKTTGWKQAINQLSVAYPDRFANYL; the protein is encoded by the coding sequence ATGACTACCGTGTCACCGAAGAAAGGCCATGACCCGAGCAGGGTCAACGAGATCAGCGCGAAGCTGATGGAAAACCCGGAAATCGCCGCACTGATCGGCGAGCTATCGACCTCCGTCGACGATGCCAGCGACCTGGTCAAAGGTCTATTGCAAGCCTCGATCAACGCAGGTCTGCAGGCGGAGATGGACGCCCATTTGGGGTACGGACACTCCGATCGCGCGGCCAAAGCCCAGGTAAACCCCTCAAACGGTGGCAATCACCGCAACGGGTCGTACACCAAAACTGTGGGCACCGGCTACGGCCCGGTGGATATCACAGTGCCTCGGGATAGAGCGGGCACGTTTCACCCGGTCATGGTGCCGAAAGGGGCACGCCGACTGACCGAGCTCGACGACATGATCGTCTCGCTCTACGCCGGCGGAATGACGGTACGCGATATCCAGCACCACCTGGCATCGACCCTGGGGGTGGACATCAGCCCGGATACCATCAGCACCATCACCGATGCGGTCCTCGATGAGGTGATGGTGTGGCAAAACCGTCAGCTCGACGAGTTCTACCCGGTCATTTTTCTCGACGCGCTACGGGTGAAAATCCGCGACGGTCACCGGGTGGTCAATAAAGCCTGCTACATGGCTGTTGGCATCGACATAGACGGGACCAAACACATCCTGGGCCTGTGGATCGCCGATAATGAAGGGGCTGCATTCTGGGCATCCGTGTGCGCGGACCTGGCGAACCGTGGAGTCAATGACGTGTTCATCGTCTGCTGCGACGGGCTCAAAGGCCTGCCCGAGGCCGTAGAAGCGACCTGGCCGAACTCGATGGTACAAACCTGCATCGTGCACCTGATCCGGGCCGCCAACAGGTGGGTGTCCTATAAGGACCGCAAACCCGTATCCAGCGCACTGCGCAAGGTCTACACCGCACCGAACGAGGACGCCGCTTGCGCCGCACTCGATGCCTTCGAAGCCTCGGAACTGGGTAAGAAGTACCCCCAGTCGGTGAAAGTCTGGCGCGACGCATGGGAGAGATTTATACCGTTTCTGCAGTTCCCGCCTGCAGCTCGCCGGGTGCTCTACACCACCAATGCCATCGAGTCGCTTAACGCTGAGCTGCGGAAAGCGACCCGCAACCGCGGCCAATTCCCCACGGATGCTGCGGCGTTGAAAACGCTGTGGTTGATGGTCTGCAACATCGAAGACAAACGCGCCGCCCAACGCGCGAAAAAAGCGAAGCGGGCAATCGACTGCAACGGCTATATTGAAGGGGCGAAAACCACCGGATGGAAACAAGCCATCAACCAACTATCCGTGGCCTACCCAGACCGGTTCGCCAACTACCTGTAA
- a CDS encoding IS3 family transposase: MPSKYSPELRQRAIELVLHAQADPDTSRGAISRIAVELGMSKETLRGWVRAHKQSGATTPAESVDLAAENRRLRAELIEAKRANEILKRASAFFRGGARPPTHVVVRFIDDNREEFGVEPIIRALAATDAKIALSTYYAYKSRPESSRSIRDRQLRNTLHAIYDDNYSCYGARKLWAEINRRGDFGHVARCTVERLMALEGIRGIRRRKKRPSTRERCPR, from the coding sequence ATGCCCTCGAAGTACTCGCCTGAGTTGAGGCAGCGCGCCATCGAACTGGTGCTGCACGCGCAAGCTGACCCTGACACGTCTCGTGGTGCGATATCCCGCATCGCTGTCGAGCTCGGAATGAGCAAGGAAACTCTGCGCGGCTGGGTCCGCGCTCATAAACAATCCGGCGCGACAACCCCGGCTGAATCGGTGGATCTTGCAGCAGAAAACCGCAGACTGCGAGCTGAATTGATTGAAGCGAAGCGCGCCAACGAGATTTTGAAAAGAGCATCAGCTTTTTTTCGCGGCGGAGCTCGACCGCCCACACACGTAGTCGTCCGGTTCATCGACGACAACCGGGAGGAGTTCGGGGTCGAGCCGATTATTCGCGCCTTGGCGGCAACCGACGCGAAAATCGCCCTGAGCACCTACTACGCCTACAAATCCCGGCCTGAATCATCTCGATCTATCCGCGACCGACAACTACGCAACACTTTGCATGCCATCTATGACGACAACTACTCCTGCTATGGAGCGCGCAAACTATGGGCCGAGATCAACCGCCGAGGCGACTTCGGTCACGTCGCCCGGTGCACCGTTGAGCGCCTCATGGCACTCGAAGGCATCCGTGGTATCCGGCGCCGGAAGAAAAGGCCTTCCACCCGTGAGCGCTGCCCCCGATAA
- a CDS encoding septum formation initiator family protein: protein MTSRATGHQPRRRPRRKATQVPVTSRDQAREGKKRARKAPVQGGITGLLVIIAVVLLVLAAVVVPLRNYYEGRSEIARLEASISELEREKEALEGDIARYRDEEFIKQEARRRLGMIEPGETAWRVIDPRMSHGESITTDETPDTRPWPRVLLDSLREAPEEQ from the coding sequence ATGACCTCACGCGCCACAGGACATCAGCCACGCCGCCGCCCGCGTCGCAAAGCGACCCAGGTGCCGGTGACCTCCCGCGACCAGGCGCGTGAGGGGAAGAAAAGGGCGCGGAAGGCTCCTGTCCAGGGCGGCATCACGGGCCTGCTGGTGATCATCGCGGTCGTGCTCCTGGTGCTCGCTGCGGTGGTGGTGCCCCTGCGTAACTACTACGAGGGGCGCAGCGAGATCGCGCGCCTGGAGGCGTCGATAAGCGAGCTGGAGCGCGAAAAGGAGGCGCTCGAGGGCGACATTGCGCGCTACCGCGACGAGGAGTTCATCAAGCAGGAAGCGCGCCGGCGTCTCGGGATGATTGAGCCGGGGGAGACCGCGTGGCGGGTGATCGACCCGCGGATGTCTCACGGCGAGTCGATCACCACCGACGAGACCCCCGATACGCGGCCGTGGCCGCGCGTGCTGCTGGACAGTCTCCGGGAGGCGCCCGAGGAACAGTAG